A genome region from Neptunomonas japonica JAMM 1380 includes the following:
- a CDS encoding DUF484 family protein, with protein sequence MSQSENQQVQATEFNENDVADYLAKNPDFFMRHKPLLEVMSVPHETGRAISLIERQTSLLRDRNQKLTIHLSDLIDIARHNDSQFEKTKRMVLALLDSATLDDVAVALEESLCRDFYGDETSLVLFSDNPLNVNNLKILPRDTAGVIEPLMKTNMPTCGQLSLIENRFLFEDDAVKVQSAAVIPLVKGETIGLLAIGSYDPYYFQSSQGTLFLSYVGEVLSRVASRIVHEEQV encoded by the coding sequence ATGAGTCAAAGTGAAAATCAACAGGTGCAGGCTACAGAGTTTAATGAAAATGATGTGGCTGATTATCTAGCAAAAAATCCTGACTTTTTCATGCGCCATAAGCCTCTATTAGAAGTAATGTCTGTACCACATGAAACGGGTCGTGCCATTTCATTAATTGAGCGCCAGACCTCTTTGCTTCGAGACCGTAATCAGAAATTAACGATCCACTTGTCTGATTTGATTGATATAGCGCGCCATAATGATTCACAATTTGAAAAAACTAAGCGTATGGTATTAGCACTGCTCGATTCCGCTACACTGGATGATGTCGCAGTCGCATTAGAAGAAAGCTTGTGCCGTGACTTTTACGGTGACGAAACCTCGCTAGTGTTGTTTAGTGATAACCCACTGAATGTTAATAATCTGAAGATTTTACCTCGTGATACTGCAGGGGTCATTGAACCATTGATGAAAACAAACATGCCGACCTGTGGGCAATTATCTTTGATAGAGAACCGTTTTTTGTTTGAAGATGATGCGGTAAAAGTTCAGTCAGCAGCTGTTATCCCTTTGGTCAAAGGGGAAACAATTGGGTTGTTGGCCATCGGTAGTTATGACCCTTATTACTTCCAGAGTAGTCAGGGTACTTTGTTCTTATCCTACGTGGGCGAAGTGCTGAGTCGAGTGGCCAGCCGCATCGTGCATGAGGAGCAGGTGTAA
- the rdgB gene encoding RdgB/HAM1 family non-canonical purine NTP pyrophosphatase produces MTQTIVLASGNKGKLKEFNETLQQFSVSVLPQSHFNVEDADETGLTFVENAIIKARHACEITGLPALADDSGLEVDALQGAPGIYSARFAGAGKGDADNSQKLLESMQDVPDSERSARYRCVLVYMRHAKDPMPLICQGTLEGSIAHAPRGEFGFGYDPLFLVNNTDKTAAELTPEVKHSISHRGQAVQLFLEQISGYLSNDTSQ; encoded by the coding sequence ATGACCCAGACTATCGTGCTCGCCAGCGGCAATAAAGGTAAGTTAAAAGAATTTAACGAAACACTTCAACAATTCAGCGTTAGCGTTCTTCCACAATCACATTTCAATGTGGAAGATGCTGATGAGACTGGGTTAACTTTTGTCGAAAACGCTATTATTAAAGCGCGTCATGCTTGCGAGATAACCGGCTTACCGGCGCTTGCTGACGACTCAGGTCTCGAGGTCGATGCTTTACAAGGCGCTCCTGGCATCTACTCAGCACGCTTTGCAGGAGCAGGCAAAGGTGACGCAGACAACAGCCAAAAACTCCTTGAATCAATGCAAGATGTACCCGATAGCGAAAGAAGCGCACGCTATCGTTGTGTGTTGGTCTATATGCGTCATGCTAAAGACCCCATGCCTCTTATTTGCCAAGGTACACTAGAAGGTAGTATCGCTCACGCCCCACGCGGTGAATTCGGTTTTGGTTATGATCCTCTATTTCTTGTTAACAACACCGACAAAACAGCCGCTGAGCTTACTCCTGAGGTAAAACACAGCATCAGTCATCGCGGCCAAGCGGTACAGTTGTTCCTTGAGCAGATCAGTGGCTACCTAAGCAACGATACATCGCAGTAA
- a CDS encoding DUF167 family protein gives MAFYHWQDSRLTLSCYIQPKSSCNEIVGLHNNSVKIRITAPPVDGKANAHLIKFLAKVFGVSKSSVIIASGESGRHKVVRISHPRKLPELLNIERT, from the coding sequence TTGGCATTTTATCACTGGCAAGACAGCAGGTTAACGCTGTCTTGCTACATTCAACCAAAGTCCTCATGTAACGAAATAGTGGGTCTACACAACAATAGTGTTAAAATCCGCATTACAGCGCCGCCAGTTGATGGAAAAGCCAATGCACATTTGATTAAGTTTCTGGCTAAAGTTTTTGGTGTTAGCAAATCATCAGTCATTATAGCTAGCGGCGAATCAGGCCGACATAAAGTGGTCCGGATTAGTCATCCGCGCAAATTACCGGAGCTCCTCAACATTGAACGCACATGA
- the proC gene encoding pyrroline-5-carboxylate reductase, with amino-acid sequence MSQHPTLAFIGAGNMARAIIGGLISNGFPADKIRASSPTVSKLADLASQGLFVSANNNEAMLSADIVVLAVKPQMFKAVLQPLAITAAKNKPLFISVAAGITSDSINQWLGGNQAIVRCMPNTPALVKMGANGLYANSHVSQAQRDQAERVLSATGLTLWVEQEEQLHAVTAVSGSGPAYYFLFMEAMITAAQKQGLTKEVATQLTLQTARGAAEMALLSDIDPAELRRRVCSPNGTTEQAVFSFQANHLDTLVDNAMQACASRSIEMAKELGDD; translated from the coding sequence GTGAGTCAACACCCTACTCTTGCCTTCATCGGTGCTGGAAATATGGCACGCGCTATCATCGGTGGTTTAATCAGCAATGGTTTTCCTGCTGACAAAATTCGAGCTAGCTCTCCTACTGTAAGCAAATTAGCAGACTTAGCGTCTCAGGGACTATTCGTTAGCGCTAACAATAACGAAGCCATGCTATCTGCTGATATCGTTGTATTAGCGGTTAAGCCACAAATGTTCAAAGCTGTATTACAGCCACTCGCCATTACAGCCGCTAAAAACAAACCACTTTTCATTTCTGTAGCGGCTGGCATTACTTCAGATAGCATTAATCAATGGCTTGGAGGCAACCAAGCTATCGTCCGCTGTATGCCTAATACACCGGCCTTGGTAAAAATGGGAGCCAATGGTTTATACGCCAATTCACACGTTAGCCAAGCACAACGCGACCAAGCTGAAAGGGTTTTATCAGCGACAGGCCTTACATTATGGGTAGAACAAGAAGAGCAGTTGCACGCCGTAACGGCTGTCTCAGGTTCAGGGCCTGCTTATTACTTCCTATTCATGGAAGCGATGATTACAGCCGCTCAAAAGCAAGGTTTAACGAAGGAAGTAGCAACCCAACTTACACTACAAACCGCTCGCGGGGCGGCTGAGATGGCTCTTCTAAGTGATATTGATCCGGCAGAATTAAGACGCAGAGTTTGTTCTCCCAACGGCACAACAGAGCAAGCAGTTTTCTCTTTTCAAGCTAACCATCTAGACACTTTGGTCGACAACGCTATGCAAGCATGCGCTAGCAGATCGATAGAAATGGCTAAAGAACTAGGCGACGACTGA
- the dapF gene encoding diaminopimelate epimerase: MLVRFTKMHGLGNDFMVVDLVTQRIRLSEDKVRKLADRHLGIGFDQLLLVEPPTNPEMDFRYRIYNADGSEVEHCGNGARCFARFVRDKRLTNKDVIAVETANGKAILTIFPDNQVEVDMGAPELLPKAVPFVAQEQSAVYSVDVESQHVDISVVSMGNPHGVLVIDDTDSAPVETLGPLLEAHTRFPAKANIGFMQILSSTEVKLRVYERGAGETMACGTGACAAVVAGRLRGILDENVKVHLPGGDLQVSWKGGEKDSVMMTGPAATVFEGQVFI; this comes from the coding sequence ATGTTGGTACGCTTTACCAAAATGCATGGCTTAGGCAATGACTTTATGGTTGTTGACTTGGTTACACAGAGAATCAGGCTTTCGGAAGATAAAGTCAGGAAGCTGGCTGATCGTCATTTAGGCATTGGTTTTGATCAGCTATTACTGGTTGAACCACCGACTAATCCTGAGATGGATTTTCGGTATCGAATCTATAATGCTGACGGCTCTGAAGTTGAGCATTGTGGTAATGGTGCCCGCTGTTTTGCACGTTTCGTGCGTGATAAACGCCTTACTAATAAGGATGTGATTGCAGTTGAAACGGCTAACGGCAAGGCAATACTTACCATTTTTCCGGATAACCAAGTCGAAGTCGATATGGGAGCTCCTGAGCTGCTACCTAAGGCTGTTCCGTTTGTCGCTCAAGAGCAATCAGCGGTGTATTCGGTTGATGTTGAAAGTCAGCATGTGGATATCTCAGTGGTTTCTATGGGAAATCCACATGGCGTGTTAGTCATCGATGATACCGACAGTGCTCCGGTTGAAACACTCGGTCCATTGTTAGAAGCGCACACGCGTTTTCCTGCAAAAGCGAATATTGGTTTTATGCAGATTCTCTCTTCGACAGAAGTGAAATTACGTGTGTATGAGCGTGGTGCTGGTGAAACGATGGCGTGTGGCACAGGGGCTTGTGCAGCAGTCGTGGCAGGGCGTCTTCGAGGTATCTTAGATGAAAATGTTAAGGTACATCTTCCTGGAGGAGATCTACAGGTTAGTTGGAAAGGCGGTGAAAAAGATTCCGTTATGATGACGGGGCCCGCAGCGACAGTGTTTGAAGGTCAGGTGTTTATATGA
- a CDS encoding HAD family hydrolase produces the protein MIKCITFDLDDTLWAVGPVVRAANHTLYEWLYENAPLFNQTYQLRDLNTLRDHVLTQQPDISYSVSRIRMEVLKYGLMQVGYSPDITAKLAEEAFAVFYKARQKVEFFEHALSMLETLKASGYMLGAISNGNADVQQVGLSHLMDFQFSADSAGVEKPDPLIFNQMLAHTRLKPEQVIHVGDHPIHDIEGAQTAGLWSIWVNLNEQQWEGDQPPDAEVSRLDDLPVKVEEIHAARRVRL, from the coding sequence ATGATTAAATGTATTACTTTTGATCTAGACGATACTTTGTGGGCTGTAGGCCCGGTTGTACGGGCGGCAAACCACACCTTATATGAGTGGTTATATGAGAATGCGCCACTCTTTAACCAAACCTACCAGCTACGTGACCTCAATACGTTGAGAGACCATGTGCTTACTCAGCAGCCAGATATTAGTTACAGTGTCTCGCGTATTCGTATGGAGGTGCTTAAATACGGGCTAATGCAGGTAGGCTATTCGCCAGACATCACAGCTAAGCTAGCCGAAGAGGCTTTTGCTGTATTTTATAAAGCGCGTCAGAAAGTGGAGTTTTTTGAGCATGCATTGTCGATGCTCGAAACACTTAAAGCTAGCGGATATATGTTAGGGGCTATTAGTAATGGTAACGCAGATGTACAACAAGTGGGTTTGTCGCATCTGATGGATTTCCAGTTTAGTGCTGACAGTGCTGGCGTTGAAAAGCCAGATCCTCTGATTTTCAATCAGATGCTAGCACATACTCGTCTTAAGCCAGAGCAGGTGATACATGTAGGTGATCACCCTATTCATGATATTGAGGGTGCGCAAACTGCCGGATTATGGAGCATTTGGGTGAATCTAAATGAGCAGCAATGGGAAGGAGATCAGCCTCCTGATGCTGAAGTTAGCCGTCTTGATGACTTACCTGTTAAGGTTGAAGAGATCCATGCTGCCCGGCGTGTTCGCTTATAA
- a CDS encoding DUF4426 domain-containing protein: protein MKLFRTLFLLLLVSPVVLAEQSVETDRYIIHYNAFNSSIVAPEVAQRHNLLRSRYTAMLNIAVFEKQKDGSKQAIKAVLSGNVANLMQQTQQISFTPIKEDKALYYIGSFNFGNEEIMHVTIDVQPDPNQAATKIRFDQKFYTE from the coding sequence ATGAAACTTTTCCGTACACTGTTTTTATTATTACTGGTATCGCCGGTCGTACTGGCTGAGCAGTCAGTTGAAACTGATCGTTACATTATTCACTACAACGCCTTCAACAGTAGTATTGTTGCCCCGGAAGTAGCACAACGACACAATTTACTACGCAGCCGTTATACCGCCATGCTGAATATTGCTGTTTTTGAAAAACAAAAAGATGGATCTAAACAAGCAATTAAAGCAGTGCTTTCAGGCAATGTAGCTAATCTGATGCAACAAACACAACAGATCTCATTTACGCCGATCAAGGAAGATAAAGCTCTGTATTACATTGGCAGCTTTAATTTTGGTAATGAAGAGATCATGCATGTCACTATTGACGTTCAACCCGATCCTAACCAAGCAGCTACTAAAATTCGCTTCGATCAAAAGTTTTATACGGAATAA
- a CDS encoding YggT family protein codes for MGQDPIILIIRTLGELFIFILLMRFLLQLARADYYNPISQSIVRLTQPMLAPLQKILPKAGRMDLSPLAVALIVKLGIFAALIMMAGGNVQADIVSLVIYAVVGLLDSILNIYFWAVIGSVIISWVAPGSYHPAPQLIGQITEPLFKLAQKVIPPLGGLDLSPILIFLTIQIIQSQLARLVM; via the coding sequence ATGGGACAAGATCCGATTATTCTCATCATCAGAACACTTGGTGAACTGTTTATATTTATTTTGTTGATGCGTTTTTTACTACAGCTAGCGCGAGCAGATTATTACAACCCGATATCTCAATCGATAGTACGCCTAACGCAGCCGATGCTCGCACCACTACAAAAAATCCTGCCTAAAGCGGGCCGTATGGACCTTTCGCCTTTAGCTGTCGCGCTCATTGTGAAGCTTGGGATTTTTGCTGCTTTGATCATGATGGCAGGAGGTAACGTCCAAGCTGATATTGTCAGCCTTGTGATTTATGCCGTTGTAGGTTTACTAGATAGTATCCTAAACATCTATTTTTGGGCCGTTATTGGCTCAGTTATTATTAGCTGGGTTGCTCCAGGCAGCTACCATCCTGCACCACAGCTTATCGGGCAAATAACTGAACCGCTGTTTAAGCTAGCTCAAAAAGTGATTCCCCCCTTGGGAGGCTTAGACCTGTCACCTATTCTAATTTTTCTGACAATACAAATAATCCAATCACAATTAGCACGTTTGGTGATGTGA
- the metW gene encoding methionine biosynthesis protein MetW gives MRADQEIIHEWIKPAARVLDLGCGDGKLLRHLMDNKQVRGYGIENNHDHITACIKNNVNVIEKDIDKGLASIKDNSFDSVIMTQALQVMHRPDLIVDEMLRIGKECIVTFPNFGHWRARSYLGFRGHMPVSKFLSYSWYDTPNIHFCTFKDFEQLCVQKNIHILNRTVVDNEHQHRWWTNLWPNMLGEIAIYRITR, from the coding sequence ATGCGCGCTGATCAGGAAATCATTCATGAGTGGATCAAACCCGCGGCACGCGTTTTAGACCTGGGTTGTGGTGATGGAAAGCTGTTGCGACACCTTATGGATAACAAACAGGTGCGCGGATACGGTATAGAAAACAACCATGACCACATCACTGCCTGCATAAAAAACAATGTGAACGTCATAGAAAAAGATATCGACAAAGGCTTAGCTTCTATAAAAGATAATAGTTTTGATTCTGTCATCATGACTCAAGCCTTACAGGTAATGCATCGGCCCGACCTAATCGTTGATGAAATGCTACGCATCGGTAAAGAATGCATCGTTACGTTTCCAAACTTTGGGCATTGGCGCGCACGCAGCTACCTTGGTTTTCGAGGACACATGCCTGTTTCCAAGTTTCTATCCTATAGCTGGTATGACACACCCAATATTCACTTTTGTACCTTTAAAGATTTCGAACAACTTTGTGTGCAAAAAAATATACATATTTTGAATCGAACCGTTGTTGATAATGAGCATCAACACAGATGGTGGACTAATTTATGGCCCAACATGTTGGGCGAAATTGCCATCTACCGGATCACACGTTAA
- the lysA gene encoding diaminopimelate decarboxylase, which produces MDSFEYRDGRLHCEDLALDKVAERFGTPVYVYSRDAIERAYLNYAQALEGRDALVCYAVKANSNLAVLNVLARLGAGFDIVSLGELERVLKAGGLAKNIVFSGVGKQAHEIKRALEVGIRCFNIESEAELERVNTVAGECQQIADISFRVNPDVDAGTHPYISTGLKDNKFGIAITDAERIYCHANGLSHVNVVGMDCHIGSQLTEIAPFMDALDRLLVLVDKLAEQGVQIHHLDLGGGLGVCYTDETPPTPQAYIGAVLEKLGDRALGLIFEPGRSIVANAGVMLTQVEFLKCTDHKNFAIIDGAMNDLIRPSLYSAYQDIIPVALRKEGEAKTYDLVGPVCETGDFLGKDRDLNLQAGDLLAVCSAGAYGFVMSSNYNTRPRAAEVMVDDNEVFEVRARETLVDLMRGEVMLPKGH; this is translated from the coding sequence ATGGATAGTTTTGAGTACCGTGATGGCCGCTTACATTGTGAAGATTTAGCGCTGGATAAAGTTGCTGAGCGTTTTGGTACACCCGTGTATGTATATTCTCGAGATGCTATTGAACGTGCTTATCTAAATTATGCACAAGCGCTTGAAGGACGTGATGCCTTGGTTTGTTATGCCGTTAAAGCCAACAGCAATCTTGCTGTGCTGAATGTTTTAGCTAGGTTAGGTGCAGGTTTTGATATTGTTTCTTTAGGAGAGCTTGAGCGAGTACTTAAAGCAGGTGGGCTAGCCAAAAACATAGTATTTTCTGGTGTTGGTAAGCAGGCTCATGAGATTAAGCGTGCTTTGGAAGTAGGTATCCGTTGCTTCAATATTGAATCTGAAGCTGAGCTTGAGCGTGTTAATACGGTTGCGGGTGAGTGCCAGCAGATCGCTGATATCTCGTTTCGTGTTAACCCTGATGTTGATGCGGGAACGCATCCTTATATTTCTACAGGGCTCAAAGATAACAAGTTTGGTATTGCTATTACGGATGCTGAACGTATTTATTGCCACGCTAACGGTTTGTCGCATGTCAATGTGGTCGGCATGGACTGTCATATTGGTAGTCAATTAACTGAAATTGCTCCCTTTATGGATGCACTGGATCGCTTGCTTGTTTTGGTTGATAAGTTGGCAGAACAGGGTGTTCAAATTCACCATTTAGACTTGGGTGGTGGTTTAGGTGTTTGTTATACCGATGAAACGCCGCCAACGCCGCAAGCATATATCGGAGCTGTACTTGAAAAACTTGGAGACCGAGCGCTGGGGCTTATTTTTGAACCAGGGCGTTCCATTGTCGCTAATGCTGGTGTTATGTTGACACAAGTTGAGTTTCTTAAGTGCACGGATCATAAGAACTTCGCTATTATTGATGGTGCAATGAATGACCTTATTCGCCCTTCACTATACAGTGCTTATCAGGACATTATTCCTGTAGCGCTTCGTAAAGAGGGTGAAGCTAAAACTTATGATTTAGTTGGACCTGTTTGTGAGACCGGAGACTTTTTAGGAAAAGATCGCGATCTTAATCTACAAGCTGGTGATCTATTGGCCGTGTGTTCTGCTGGTGCATATGGTTTTGTCATGAGCTCAAACTACAATACTCGTCCGCGTGCTGCGGAAGTGATGGTTGATGACAATGAAGTCTTTGAAGTACGCGCACGCGAAACCTTGGTGGATTTGATGCGCGGTGAAGTTATGTTGCCTAAAGGGCATTAA
- the xerC gene encoding tyrosine recombinase XerC: MVNRSFADQLSTAVDLFLVYLRSEKHLSPNTCGSYQRDLNKLVGFVADCRLAQWDDVSEREIRAFVAEVHREGLSAKSIQRCLSAIRSFYQYMAIIGRVSHNPAQGVRAPKVGRSLPETLDVDQLTQLLAFPVTDAISSRDKAMMELVYSSGLRVSELISLNIHDIDFRDASLVVTGKGRKMRMLPVGRVALQAVGAWVKCRSAWADYTENALFISKTGKRLTVRSTQQRFDHWAKVMHTQGKVYPHRLRHSFASHMLESSSDLRAVQELLGHEDISTTQIYTHLDFQHLMDVYEKAHPRAQKKND; encoded by the coding sequence ATGGTTAACCGCAGTTTTGCTGATCAGCTCAGTACTGCGGTTGATTTGTTCCTAGTATATCTTCGCTCAGAGAAGCATTTATCCCCGAATACATGTGGTAGTTATCAAAGAGATTTAAATAAGCTGGTGGGCTTCGTTGCTGATTGTAGGCTAGCGCAGTGGGATGATGTATCTGAACGTGAAATTCGTGCTTTTGTTGCTGAAGTTCACCGTGAGGGTTTAAGCGCTAAAAGCATTCAGCGTTGCCTTTCAGCTATCCGCAGTTTTTATCAGTATATGGCCATTATTGGGCGAGTTTCACATAACCCGGCTCAAGGCGTTCGAGCGCCCAAAGTGGGGCGTTCACTTCCTGAAACGTTGGATGTTGATCAGTTGACTCAGCTGCTGGCTTTTCCTGTGACGGATGCGATTTCGTCCCGAGATAAAGCAATGATGGAGTTAGTGTATTCATCAGGCCTGCGTGTGTCCGAGCTTATCAGTCTAAATATTCATGATATTGATTTTCGCGATGCCAGTTTAGTGGTCACAGGTAAGGGAAGGAAAATGCGAATGTTACCTGTAGGGCGAGTCGCTTTGCAGGCAGTTGGTGCCTGGGTTAAGTGTCGATCAGCCTGGGCCGATTACACTGAAAACGCGCTCTTTATCTCTAAAACGGGTAAGCGTCTGACAGTGCGTAGTACTCAACAGCGCTTTGATCATTGGGCAAAAGTTATGCACACTCAAGGTAAGGTTTATCCGCATCGATTGCGTCATAGCTTTGCTAGTCATATGCTTGAATCCAGCAGTGATCTTCGAGCTGTTCAAGAGTTACTGGGGCATGAAGATATTTCGACAACACAAATATATACACATTTAGATTTCCAGCACCTGATGGATGTCTATGAAAAAGCCCACCCAAGAGCGCAGAAAAAAAATGATTAA
- the hemW gene encoding radical SAM family heme chaperone HemW — MSTLPPLSLYIHIPWCVRKCPYCDFNSHAVKGEIPETAYVSALLSDLKLEQAGAQGRKIDTIFIGGGTPSLFTSDAIARILEGADQITPFSPNIEITMEANPGTFEQERFAGYLKAGVNRLSVGVQSFNTQHLQALGRIHSGGEAKKAISAARDLGFPHLNIDLMHGLPDQTETQALSDLETALNLGPDHLSWYQLTIEPNTEFYTKPPLIPQDETLWDIQQAGQQLLANNGFQQYEVSAYAKGKSARAQHNLNYWQFGDYIGIGAGAHGKLSFPEQDLILRRWKQRSPKAYLQSINPLGGEQAISHVDRPFEFMMNALRLVDGVDESIFQERSLLNLNNIRTALTSSRNAGLLDPHRLKATPQGQLFLNDLLEMFIAE; from the coding sequence ATGAGCACGTTACCACCACTTTCACTATATATTCATATTCCTTGGTGCGTGCGCAAATGTCCCTACTGCGACTTCAACTCACATGCGGTGAAAGGCGAAATACCAGAAACTGCCTATGTATCAGCTCTACTGTCTGACTTAAAGCTAGAGCAAGCAGGCGCGCAGGGCCGTAAGATAGATACGATTTTTATCGGTGGTGGTACCCCTAGCTTATTCACCTCTGATGCAATAGCACGGATTTTAGAAGGTGCTGACCAGATTACCCCGTTTTCCCCCAATATCGAAATAACCATGGAAGCCAACCCTGGAACTTTCGAGCAGGAGCGTTTTGCGGGTTACCTGAAAGCAGGCGTGAATCGCCTATCAGTCGGCGTTCAAAGTTTTAACACTCAGCACTTACAAGCCCTAGGTCGAATTCATTCCGGCGGAGAAGCAAAAAAAGCCATTAGTGCCGCCAGAGATTTAGGCTTTCCTCATTTAAACATCGACTTAATGCACGGCCTGCCTGACCAAACAGAAACTCAGGCTCTCAGTGACTTAGAAACAGCACTGAATCTGGGCCCAGACCACCTATCTTGGTACCAACTAACGATAGAGCCTAATACTGAGTTTTATACAAAACCACCGCTTATCCCACAAGATGAAACCCTGTGGGACATTCAACAAGCAGGGCAACAACTACTGGCAAATAATGGTTTTCAGCAATATGAAGTATCCGCGTATGCAAAAGGTAAATCAGCCCGTGCTCAACATAATCTCAACTACTGGCAATTTGGAGACTACATAGGCATTGGTGCTGGAGCACATGGAAAACTATCTTTTCCTGAGCAAGACCTGATTCTGCGGCGCTGGAAACAGCGCTCACCTAAGGCTTATTTGCAAAGCATCAATCCACTCGGTGGAGAACAGGCCATTAGCCATGTCGACCGCCCTTTTGAATTTATGATGAACGCCTTGCGTTTAGTTGATGGGGTTGATGAGAGCATCTTTCAGGAGCGCAGCTTATTAAACCTAAACAACATCAGGACAGCATTAACAAGCTCACGCAACGCTGGCTTACTTGATCCGCATAGACTGAAAGCCACGCCTCAAGGACAACTCTTCCTAAACGATCTACTTGAGATGTTTATTGCAGAGTAA
- the metX gene encoding homoserine O-succinyltransferase MetX has product MLKKFPDDSIGLVAPQAIEFTEPLALTCGRSLNQYTLMVETYGELNADKSNAILICHALSGHHHAAGYYEGDSKPGWWDSAIGPGKAIDTNKFFVVSLNNLGGCHGSSGPNQTDPQTGKPYGPDFPLMTVKDWVVSQARLADHLGIQQWAAVIGGSLGGMQAMQWAISYPERLRHCMVIAAAPKLSAQNIAFNEVARQAISKDPHFYDGRYYDHNVVPKTGLMLARMVGHITYLSDDGMREKFGREMNAGKLMFDFNPQFEVESYLQYQGERFSTAFDANTYLLMTKALDYFDPASEFNHDLAQALQHVTAKFMLIAFTTDWRFSPERSREILDALVDAGKEVSYTEVDSPQGHDAFLIPIPRYMEIFNAYMGRIAADVSIEKPGDIKTPAKESAHAR; this is encoded by the coding sequence ATGTTGAAGAAATTCCCAGATGATTCTATTGGCCTAGTTGCACCTCAAGCCATAGAATTTACAGAGCCACTAGCCCTTACATGCGGTAGGTCTCTTAACCAATATACACTGATGGTTGAGACTTACGGTGAGCTCAATGCCGATAAATCCAATGCCATCTTGATATGTCATGCGCTATCAGGCCATCACCACGCCGCAGGTTATTACGAAGGTGATAGCAAGCCCGGTTGGTGGGATTCCGCCATAGGACCGGGTAAAGCCATTGATACTAATAAGTTCTTTGTCGTCAGTCTTAATAACCTTGGCGGTTGCCACGGTTCCAGCGGTCCCAACCAAACAGATCCGCAAACAGGTAAACCTTACGGCCCCGACTTCCCACTCATGACAGTGAAAGACTGGGTGGTTAGCCAAGCTCGCCTCGCCGATCACTTAGGCATTCAACAATGGGCTGCGGTAATTGGGGGAAGCTTAGGAGGCATGCAAGCTATGCAGTGGGCTATTAGCTATCCTGAACGTTTACGGCATTGCATGGTGATTGCTGCTGCCCCAAAACTATCAGCCCAAAACATTGCCTTTAATGAAGTAGCACGCCAAGCTATTTCTAAAGACCCACATTTTTATGACGGGCGCTATTACGATCATAATGTTGTACCCAAAACGGGCCTAATGCTAGCTCGTATGGTCGGTCATATTACTTACCTTTCAGATGATGGTATGCGTGAGAAGTTTGGCCGTGAAATGAATGCAGGAAAATTGATGTTCGATTTCAACCCGCAGTTCGAGGTTGAGTCTTATTTACAGTATCAGGGGGAACGATTTTCAACAGCATTTGATGCTAATACTTACCTGTTAATGACAAAAGCACTCGACTACTTCGACCCTGCATCTGAATTCAATCATGATCTAGCCCAGGCGTTACAACATGTCACGGCCAAATTTATGCTCATTGCATTTACAACCGATTGGCGTTTCTCTCCTGAACGCTCAAGAGAGATTCTTGACGCATTAGTTGATGCTGGAAAAGAGGTCAGCTATACCGAGGTGGATTCTCCTCAAGGGCATGACGCATTTTTAATCCCAATTCCGCGCTATATGGAAATTTTCAATGCTTATATGGGCCGTATTGCTGCTGATGTATCTATCGAGAAGCCTGGTGATATAAAAACACCCGCAAAGGAGAGTGCTCATGCGCGCTGA